TATAACTATTAATAACATAATCCAACGGAGGTAAAAATGTCAGTAGAAATAACCGATTTAAATTTTGATGAAATCGTAACAAAAGCCAATAAGCCTGTAGTTATTGATTTCTGGGCTGAATGGTGCGGTCCTTGCAGAATGATAGGTCCGATTTTAAATGAACTTGCGGATGAATACGAAGGCAAAGCAATTGTAGGAAAAGTTAATGTTGACAATAATCCCGAACTTTCCCAAAAATTCGGTATCAGAAACATTCCAACAATTTTGTTTATCAAAAACGGAAATGTTATTGACAAGCAGGTAGGAGCAGCTTCAAAGTCAGCATTAAAAGCTAAAATTGACACATTGCTATAGCAAATTGTGAAGTAGTGAAATTGTGAAGTTAAAAATTTCTGCGAACCTTTGCGTCTCTGCGTCTTTGCGAGAAATATTTTTTGTCTCGCAAAGACGCAGAGACGCAAAGGAAAAAATTGATATTAAAAATAATATATTTTGGAAAGCAATTATATTCTAAAGCAGGTTCAGAAGTTCGGAAACCTTGAATTAGTTGCCCATCAGGTTGTGGAAGGATTTATTACCGGTTTGCATAAAAGTCCGTTTCACGGATTTTCGGTTGAATTTGCCGAGCACAGAATTTATAATCCGGGTGAATCAACAAAATATATCGACTGGAAATTATTTGCCCGCAGCGATAAGCTTTTCGTAAAACGATTTGAGGAAGAAACCAATTTGCGCTGTCAGCTTGTAATTGACAATTCCACTTCGATGTATTACCCCGAAATTGAAAAACCTTCAATTGAAGTGCTGAATAAAATTTCCTTTTCGGTTTATTGTGCGGCAGTTCTGATTCACTTACTCAAAAAACAACGCGATGCCTTTGGATTAAGTTTGTTTTCTAGTGAACTTGAACTACACACACCCGCAAAATCAAGTTCCGTACATCAGAAAATTTTATTTGCCGAACTTGAAAAAATTCTCAATAATATTGCAAATAAAAATCAAAAGAAAACTTCTGCAGCATCGGTACTACATCAAATTGCCGACAGCATTCATAAACGTTCGCTTGTTGTTATTTTCAGCGATATGCTCGATAACTCGGAAAAAAGCGATGAGCTTTTTAATGCCCTGCAACATTTAAAACATAATAAGCACGAAGTAATTTTATTTCATATAACGGATAAAAAAAGAGAAATAGATTTTAATTTTGAAAACCGCCCATATAAATTCATTGACATGGAAACCGGCGATGAAGTGAAAACATATCCTTCGGAAATCAAGGAAACATACATAAAATCCATAACCGATTATAAAAATCTTATTAAACTAAAATGCAATCAATATAAAATTGATTTTGTGGAAATAGATATTAACAAGGGTTTTCGCGATGTTTTGATTACTTACTTGCTGAAAAGAGAAAGGATGAAATGATTTATTTCATTTAAAATTAAAAATGGAAAAAAAGCTACATTCTCATTTAGATATTTGGAAAGGAAAATATATACTCCGTTATGTTTATACAAAATGGTATAAACAAATAATTTCGGATTTAAAGAAAGAAGGAAAAACAATTGAGTTAGGCGCAGGAAGCGGTAATTTCAAAGAATTCAAGCCCGATGTAATTTCAACAGATATCGAAAACCTTCCATGGCTTGATATGGCATTTGATGCTCATAAAATGCCTTTTAAAGATGAAGAAATAAAAAATATTGTAATGATTGATGTTTTACATCATTTGTCAAATCCGATTTTATTTTTTGATGAATCTTACAGAGTTCTTGAAAAAGGCGGTAGAATATTAATAATTGAGCCATATATTTCATTTTTTTCAAATATTGTTTTTAAAATTTTTCATCCTGAGCCGGTTATTAAAAACATTGATTATTTTACAAAAGAATCTGTTGAAAATAAAAATCCATGGGATTCAAATCAGGCAATAGCAATTCAAATATTTTATAAGGATATTGATAAATTCAAAGAAAGATTTAAAAATAAATTTAAAATCATAAAAAAAATAAAATCCGATTGTATTTTGTACCCGTTATCAGGAGGATTTGAAAAAAAACAATTAATTCCCGATTTTCTTATTCCATTATTCAATATATTTGAAGTCATTTTAAAACCTTTTTGCTTCTTATTTGCATTCAGATGTTACATAGTTATTGAAAAAAATGATTGTAAAAAGGACAATACAATGGATAGTTAAATTTGAACTAACAATTGCCACGACCTTCAGGTCGTGGAAAAGAAATAAAATAATAGCTCGGCTTCAGCCAAAATAAATATAAATATGCCTTACACCAAAGCATTGATACATTTTGCTCACAATTTTGAAAATATTTTGGCTAAAGCCAATATCAACTTTAT
The genomic region above belongs to Bacteroidales bacterium and contains:
- the trxA gene encoding thioredoxin; translation: MSVEITDLNFDEIVTKANKPVVIDFWAEWCGPCRMIGPILNELADEYEGKAIVGKVNVDNNPELSQKFGIRNIPTILFIKNGNVIDKQVGAASKSALKAKIDTLL
- a CDS encoding DUF58 domain-containing protein, translating into MESNYILKQVQKFGNLELVAHQVVEGFITGLHKSPFHGFSVEFAEHRIYNPGESTKYIDWKLFARSDKLFVKRFEEETNLRCQLVIDNSTSMYYPEIEKPSIEVLNKISFSVYCAAVLIHLLKKQRDAFGLSLFSSELELHTPAKSSSVHQKILFAELEKILNNIANKNQKKTSAASVLHQIADSIHKRSLVVIFSDMLDNSEKSDELFNALQHLKHNKHEVILFHITDKKREIDFNFENRPYKFIDMETGDEVKTYPSEIKETYIKSITDYKNLIKLKCNQYKIDFVEIDINKGFRDVLITYLLKRERMK
- a CDS encoding class I SAM-dependent methyltransferase, which gives rise to MEKKLHSHLDIWKGKYILRYVYTKWYKQIISDLKKEGKTIELGAGSGNFKEFKPDVISTDIENLPWLDMAFDAHKMPFKDEEIKNIVMIDVLHHLSNPILFFDESYRVLEKGGRILIIEPYISFFSNIVFKIFHPEPVIKNIDYFTKESVENKNPWDSNQAIAIQIFYKDIDKFKERFKNKFKIIKKIKSDCILYPLSGGFEKKQLIPDFLIPLFNIFEVILKPFCFLFAFRCYIVIEKNDCKKDNTMDS